The following is a genomic window from Calliphora vicina chromosome 5, idCalVici1.1, whole genome shotgun sequence.
tttataagtccattattatagaaaattaaaaaagtaccgttataataaaaaaaagtaccatgaagtatccgcttgaattttcactcaattaggaccatatacgcttaatatCATATCCattataatagaaaattcaaaaaaagtactaaaaagcagccacttgtggattcccacccactcgggcccatgtaagctttatttcatgtttctaggttcattggtgaagaatttacaaaaagtaccattcgagaaaaagtaccaaaaagtctccccccagaattctcactcacttaggatcatatatgcttaatttcatgtttctaagtccattgtaatagaaaattcaaaaagtaccattagaagaatgaaaaagtacctatagttaagttctcacattttggtacccaaaatataatcccttatatataacactaacttcactcagatacatatcatcTAACTtcaatgtcgataagtgaattaatttaaaatattaaaaaggtaccattaggagaaaagtaccaatttcccttttcctccttgaacacccctcaagtttgaaatttaaaaatattccattttgcaaaagttttttatgctacagacatgtctcaatcgattaaaatctgtgttaatgtgcccaatattaaataaatattaaaaaaaaagtaccaaactgtttacccggatttggcctaaaatacaccaTGGCACTCAAGTTCCAAATAataacctgttagttaatttttgtatgaatccaggaaccaatgttaaaaaaattatcaaaatcgtcttaataatttgcaataaaatgtattttcccgattttatcccctttttggtacctttttttatccccattacggtggtaaaatattattaaaataattttctgtatcgtggtggaagctcatagtaaaatatttgaatgtcTATGTTAAATTATAGAGAAActtatttaatgaaaaagtaccaaaaataaacaaaatttttataccttaagggttcgaatttccaaaaagtaccaaacttatattttttattttttgttaattaaagaatacgatttaaattttgtttctatgtttattggtttaaaagatacatagggtgtcaaaaaagtaccaaaatacagtttttacccgttttctcccctaaaaggttcgaatttcgaaaaagtacgaaatacctgtcagcttattttttaaatggagtaacatgctatttcaaggttttttgtatctttattagttttgaagatataaagttaccgaatttacccgtttttaccctttttaccccctaaacgttcgaatttccaaaaatcccttcttagtggatcgttttggggagggaggatcacacagttaaaatttcatgattctagcttcagtcgtttgggctgtgggatgatgaatcagtcagtcagtcattcagtcagtcagtcagtaacgttacagttaaaatttcatgattctagcttcaatcgtttgggctgtgggatgatgaatcagtcagtcagtaacgttactcttttatattgATACTTTTCTCTAATGACATTTACAAAGTCACAACAAAACTTATCCAACCATTGGCAATTAAAATCATTAATGAAATAATACTCCTTTCCACCACAAATCCTTTTCAGTGTTATTAAACAACTAATTAAATATCATGATGTGATAAACAATATTTCTAGGTTTATTCTATCAATAACTATAAAACGCTCTAAATAACTAGCTATTTAGTTGAGTAGCACTTGAATCCTTTAACTGTTAACACATTATTACCATCATGAATATTGTTTTATACCTGCTCCAAGGTGCCACCTTGCTGACTTGTACAAATGctttaaattctacaaaaagACTTGAGATACTACTGCCAGTTCATATTGGAAACTATGATTTGgagtttattttcaattttaccagcTACTTGCATCGTATACATCGTTTTCACAGTTTCATAGTCTTCAGTGAGAAGCGTGAATACAATAGAGCGGAACATGTTATTGTAAGACCTCTAGAACAGGCTTTAATGGAGGAATTTGAAACGCCCGTGGTGGTGTGGGGCAGACAGAGTACGGCCAGGTTACGCTATCGCATTGGTGTTAATAATTTGATTTTCGTATATATATCCAAGGTAAGAGATCCGATTTTGTCAGTGGTTAGCAGAGCCTTGGAGGGTATTCACTATATGCCCATGGTGTTTATATTCAAACGAAAACATAATCTGCCGCCCACTTTAAAGGAGatacatatgttttttgaaTGGTGCTGGCAGGAGAATATCTTAAATGTGGCCTTGACTTATCAGGTGATGGAGAGGAAATTTGGACATATTAATAATTCAATGCAGTTGAATATTAGAAATGAGGTCTTCAATTATAATCCCTTTCCGAAGTTAAGCATTTACAATGTTACCGAACTGGCGTATAAGCATGAGGGTACTTTTATTAAGGACAGCATAAGAGATGTGCAAGGTTATAGATTTACCACGCCCATGTTTATGGATACGCCCACTGTGTTTTTGGTAAGTAAGAGGCGGGGGGTGGGGTAAAGAGAGCAAcatataatttcatttattttagacACACTACGAGAGACATGGTAGCAGACGGGTGCTGCTCTTCGTAACCGGCACGGCAGGACGTACTTTTCACGAATACATACATTTCGTTAATGGCACGGTCAACATAAAACCCACCCACAGTCTCAGTTACTATAATTTCCAGAAGAAAACTCTTACCCATGCTTCGAAGAAACTCATTGACATTGGCATACATCCATATTCCTCCCTATTGCCCTATGCCAATCTCACCGAAGGCAGCTATCCAGTGGGTCTAACCAATGCCTGTGTTATAGTGCCGGTAATACCAGAAATAGCTCACGGCCAATACATACTCAGAGTTATGCCCATATTTATTTGGTTGGTGTGGATGCTGGAACTTGTAAGTCTGTTTATTATACAGTGTATCCATCTGCAAAGAATTGATCTAGGCAGTGGCATTATCTATTCCTTTCGCACTCTAATGTCGCAGCCTCTCAACAAGCATGAGTTTGAGAAACGTCGTGGTTTATTGAGATCCCTGCATTTGTTTGTTATACTCCTCAGTGTCCTGGTTAATTCAGGGTTTAGTGCTTCTCTGACCTCCATACTAAGCACCACCCTGGTGGGTAAACAAATAACCACAGTAGAAGATCTTTTGCAATCAGGCTTAAAAATAATGACCACTGTCTATGAGAAGGAGGTGTATTTTGATCACAAACTATTGCCTCAACAATTACTGCCCCTGCTGGAGGTGGTCAATGAATCGGAGCTGCAGGAACACAAGGATAATCTAAATATCTCCTATGCCTATGTGGTAAACAGCGAGGAATGGGGTAAATATGATTTTCAGCAACAGCTGATGTGGAGACCCAGATTTCGTATAGCTCATACAAAGGATTTATGCACCGTTAAACAGTATTTAAGATTTCCCTTGCAATGGGATTCTCCATTCACACAGAGCCTGGAAATGTTTATTATCTATACCACGGATTCGGGTCTAAGGCAGGCCTGGTCTCACTGGAGCATTTATCAGGCCACTCgaatgaaattgattaaaatctgGAAGCCGGAAGAGGAGGAGCAGGATAAACCCTTTAGTATCAGTCATTTTGTAACCATTATTTTTGGTTACGCTATACTAATGCTGCTGGCCATTGTTTGTTTCTGCGGTGAATTGATGTGGTTTAACAGGAAGATGATTTTGAGAAAACTGGGCATGGAGGAGAGTGCATAAAggaaataatgaaaatgaaaagtCATGTTTTACTTATGttgtaaaagcttttaaagttTGAAGGGAAAGAAACCTTAAAACTCAAATCAAATGGTTTTAAAAGTTGTAAACCTCCTTAAATGTTATGTAAATGttgtgaattttaaataaattttgaatttttaaaattattttagtaaaattgtaaacaaaactggaaatttttaattgtttacattatgtaaataatgtaaattaaagGTTTTCTAAGggaaatatattatttacatgggtaaaatttgtatatattaaataattttttaaatagaagtTGTAATTTACAagaatttagtaaaaattgttaacaaagctggaaattttgaattgtttacattttgtaaataatgtaaactaGGTTATTTCTCTAGgaaatacattgtttacacaGGTAAAATGTAAGTagcataaaataatttttaattagaaaatatattttacatgaatttagtaaaatttgttaacaGAGCTggaaattttgaattgtttacattttgtaaataatgtaaacaatataatttcgacggatataaattgtttacatggcttaaaattgaattagaaaaaattcaGATCAGAACTGTAAATTTTTggattgtttacattttgtaaataatgtaaactaGGTTATTTCTCTAGgaaatacattgtttacataggTAAAATGTAAGCagcataaaataatttttaattagaagttttattttacatgtatttacaaaaaattgtgACCAGagctgaaaattttgaattgtttacattttgtaaataatgtaaacaatataatttCGACGGATATAAATTGTTTACATGGCAAAAAATTGAATTAGTATAAATTCGGATCAGAACTggaaattttgaattgtttaccttttgtaaataatgtaaacaaggTTATTTCTCTATGAAATATATTGTTTACATAGGTAAAATGTatgtaacataaaataatttttaattagaaaatatattttacatgaatttagtaaaatttgtgACCAGAgctgaaaattttgatttttttacattttgtaaataatgtaaacaatataaattcgacaggaaatgtattatttacataggtaaaatgtatgtagcatgaaattatttttaattagaaaatatattttacatgaatttagtaaaaatttttaacagagctggaaattttgaattgtttacatggcaaaaaattaaattagaaaaaattcagATCAGAACTGtaaatttttggtttgtttacattttgtaaataatgtaaacaaggTTATTTCTCTAGgaaatacattgtttacataggtaaaatgtatgtagcataaaataatttttaattagaaaatatattttacatgaattttgtaaaatttgtgatCAGAactggaaatttttaattgtttacattttgtaaataatgtaaacaatataatttcgaaggatataaattgtttacatgactaaaaattaaattagaaaaaaattcagaTCATAACTGTAAATTTTTggattgtttacattttgtaaataatgtaaacaatgttaTTTCTCTAGGTAATATATTGTTTACATTGGTAAAATGTATGTagcataaaataatttttaattagaagctttattttacatgtatttaCAAATAATTGTGACCAGAGCTggaaattttgaattgtttacattttgtaaataatgtaaacaatataatttcgacaggaaatgtattatttacataggtaaaatgtatgaaacataaaataagttttaattagAAGTTATATTTTACAAGTATTTGGTAAAAATTGTAATCAGAGCTAGAAATTTGTAattctttacattttgtaaataatgtaaacaatagaatttcgacggaaataaattgtttacatgacaaaaattaaattagaatAAAATCGGATCAGAACtggaaatatttaattgtttaccttttgtaaataatgtGAACTAGATTATTTCTCTAGGAAATACAATGTTTACATAGGTAAAATGTAAGTatcgtaaaataatttttaattagaagttttattttacatgtatttaCAAATAATTGTGACCAGAGCTggaaattttgaattgtttacattttgtaaataatgtaaacaatagaatttcgacaggaaatgtattatttacataggtaaaatatatgaaacataaaataagtttcaattagaagttatttttacaagtatttGGTAAAAGTTGTAATCAGAGctagaaattttgaattgtttacattttgtaaataatgtaaacaatataatttcgacggatataaattgtttacatggctaaaaattaaattagaaaaaattcagATCAGAACTGTAAATTTTTGGAtcgtttacattttgtaaataatgtaaactaGGTTATTTCTCTAGgtaatacattgtttacataggtaaaatatatgaaacataaaataatttttaattcaaagttatatgtacatgaatttagtaaaaattgttaacagagctgaaaattttgaattgtttacattttgtaaataatgtaaacaatataatttcgacaggaaatgtattatttacataggtaaaatatatgaaacataaaaTAGGTTTTAATTAGAGGTTATATTTTACAAGTATTTAGTAAAAATTGTAATCAGAGCTAGAAATTTGTAATTCTTTACActttgtaaataatgtaaacaatagaatttcggcggaaataaattgtttacatggcaaaaaattaaattagaatAAATTCGGATCAGAACTGgaaattttgaattgttgttttttgtaaataatgtaaacaatgttatttctttattaaatacaTCATTTGCAtggataaaatttatatatcataaacaaaatttaattagaagttatatttattatgaatttagtaaaaaaatttatcagaaCTGGAAATTTGTAattctttacattttgtaaataatgtaaactaTGTTATTTCTCTAGgaaatacattgtttacataggtaaaatatatgaaacataaaataatttttaattcgaaGTTACATTTGACaagaatttagtaaaaaatgttaacagagctggaaattttgaattgtttacattttgtaaataatgtaaacaatagaatttcgacggaaataaattgtttacatggcaaaaaattaaattatgaaaaattcggATCAGAACTggaaattttgaattgtttaccttttgtaaataatgtaaacaatgttaTTTCTCTAGGAAATATATTGTTTACATTGGTAAAATGTATGTagcataaaataatttttaattagaagctttattttacatgtatttaCAAATAATTGTGACCGGAGCTggaaattttgaattgtttacattttgtaaatattgtaaacaatATAATTTCGACAGGAAATGTATTATTTACATAGCTAAAATGTATGAAGCATAAAATAGGTTTTAAATAGAAGTTATATTTTACAAGtatttagtaaaatttgtaatcagagctagaaatttgtaattgtttacattttgtaaataatgtaaacaatagaatttcgacggaaataaattgtttacatggacaaaaattaaattagaatAAATTCGGATCAGAACtggaaatatttaattgtttaccttttgtaaataatgtaaacaatgttaTTTCTTTAGGAAATACATCATTTACATGGGTAAAATTTatgtaacataaaataatttttaattcaaagttATATTTCAcatgtatttacaaaaaattgtgACCAGAGCTggatgtttttaattgtttacattttgtaaaaaatgtaaacaatgttaTTTCTTTAGGAAATACATGACCTACATGGGTAAAATTCGTGTatcataaacaaaattgaattagTAGCTACATTTGACAagaatttagtaaaaattgttaacagagctggaaattttgaattgtttacattttgtaaataatgtaaacaatgttaTTTCTTTTGGAAATACATAGTTTACATGGGTAAAATTTGTGTagcattaataaaatttaattagaagTTACATTTTACAAGAGCTGGATAATTTGCAtagtttacattttgtaaataatgtaatttcAATAGGAAATGTattggtatttaaaatattgcaaaaatttcttaaattct
Proteins encoded in this region:
- the LOC135959987 gene encoding uncharacterized protein LOC135959987, giving the protein MNIVLYLLQGATLLTCTNALNSTKRLEILLPVHIGNYDLEFIFNFTSYLHRIHRFHSFIVFSEKREYNRAEHVIVRPLEQALMEEFETPVVVWGRQSTARLRYRIGVNNLIFVYISKVRDPILSVVSRALEGIHYMPMVFIFKRKHNLPPTLKEIHMFFEWCWQENILNVALTYQVMERKFGHINNSMQLNIRNEVFNYNPFPKLSIYNVTELAYKHEGTFIKDSIRDVQGYRFTTPMFMDTPTVFLTHYERHGSRRVLLFVTGTAGRTFHEYIHFVNGTVNIKPTHSLSYYNFQKKTLTHASKKLIDIGIHPYSSLLPYANLTEGSYPVGLTNACVIVPVIPEIAHGQYILRVMPIFIWLVWMLELVSLFIIQCIHLQRIDLGSGIIYSFRTLMSQPLNKHEFEKRRGLLRSLHLFVILLSVLVNSGFSASLTSILSTTLVGKQITTVEDLLQSGLKIMTTVYEKEVYFDHKLLPQQLLPLLEVVNESELQEHKDNLNISYAYVVNSEEWGKYDFQQQLMWRPRFRIAHTKDLCTVKQYLRFPLQWDSPFTQSLEMFIIYTTDSGLRQAWSHWSIYQATRMKLIKIWKPEEEEQDKPFSISHFVTIIFGYAILMLLAIVCFCGELMWFNRKMILRKLGMEESA